A window from Methanomassiliicoccus sp. encodes these proteins:
- a CDS encoding site-2 protease family protein: protein MSDPDVTAYVEEIRSLVTKYFPVYEVTVNYDAIKLMVRADEATLGPKFEDLRKEMKTHQLIPFINYSKGEHAITVVRSPPARKGNMRINQVLLAITFITTTLSGTLLWADYVGSSDWLAADNILYGALFFALPLMTILGIHELSHYIASKRHGVDASLPYFIPSIPPFGTFGAFISMRDPMPNRKAMVDIGIAGPLGGLAVTIPVAIIGLYLTANGHAVSGAVSDAGMMAIFIQPLYQLLAVFVPLNDGMALHPTAFAAWVGFLVTAINLLPIGQLDGGHVARGLLGDRAKYVGYATFFFLALMTLFYDGWFLFAILVFLLGLKHPAPLNDVTKIDKRSIVLGLAGLVVLAVTFVPQPMVTISPDHSFELNVVGGNNTTAAAGSMVEFTVLINNTGNTDSQVRMSLENIPGNWTASIFLSNGSSSDATNILDLDLGYQTNASVTVLIHLPADATASRTLELAATASGVSVSQDLTVSVA, encoded by the coding sequence ATGTCCGACCCAGATGTCACCGCCTATGTCGAGGAAATACGCTCGCTGGTGACAAAATACTTCCCCGTTTACGAAGTGACGGTCAACTACGACGCCATCAAGCTGATGGTCCGCGCCGATGAAGCCACCTTGGGCCCCAAGTTCGAGGACCTCCGCAAGGAAATGAAGACTCATCAGCTCATCCCGTTCATCAACTACTCGAAGGGGGAGCACGCCATAACTGTGGTCCGCTCGCCCCCGGCCCGCAAGGGCAACATGCGGATCAATCAGGTGCTATTGGCGATCACCTTCATCACCACCACCCTGTCCGGCACCCTGCTGTGGGCCGATTATGTGGGATCATCCGACTGGCTCGCCGCCGATAACATCCTGTATGGGGCGCTGTTCTTCGCCCTCCCCCTGATGACCATTCTCGGCATCCACGAGCTATCGCACTATATAGCTTCCAAGCGCCACGGGGTGGACGCCTCGCTACCATACTTCATCCCATCCATACCGCCCTTCGGCACCTTTGGGGCGTTCATCTCCATGCGCGACCCCATGCCCAACCGGAAGGCGATGGTGGACATCGGCATCGCCGGGCCCCTGGGAGGTCTGGCGGTCACCATCCCGGTGGCGATCATCGGGCTGTACCTCACCGCCAACGGGCACGCCGTCTCTGGCGCGGTCAGCGACGCGGGGATGATGGCCATCTTCATCCAGCCGCTGTATCAGCTCCTCGCGGTGTTCGTACCGCTCAATGATGGCATGGCCCTGCACCCCACCGCCTTCGCCGCCTGGGTCGGGTTCCTGGTCACCGCCATCAACCTGCTTCCCATCGGGCAGCTGGACGGCGGGCACGTAGCCCGGGGACTGCTGGGCGATAGGGCGAAGTACGTGGGCTACGCGACCTTCTTCTTCCTCGCCCTGATGACCCTGTTCTACGACGGCTGGTTCCTCTTTGCCATCCTCGTATTCCTGCTGGGCCTCAAGCATCCCGCGCCCCTCAACGACGTCACCAAGATCGACAAGCGGTCGATCGTCCTCGGTCTGGCCGGCCTGGTAGTGTTGGCCGTCACCTTCGTCCCCCAGCCCATGGTCACCATCTCTCCGGACCATTCATTCGAGCTGAACGTGGTCGGAGGGAACAACACCACCGCGGCTGCTGGTTCGATGGTCGAGTTCACCGTGCTGATCAACAACACTGGTAACACCGACAGCCAGGTGCGGATGAGCCTCGAGAACATTCCTGGTAACTGGACCGCATCGATCTTTCTGAGCAACGGATCCTCGTCCGATGCCACCAACATCTTGGACTTGGATCTTGGCTATCAGACCAACGCGTCGGTGACCGTCCTCATTCACCTTCCAGCCGACGCCACGGCGTCGAGGACCCTCGAGCTGGCAGCGACCGCCTCCGGCGTCAGCGTTTCCCAGGATCTCACGGTCAGCGTCGCCTGA
- a CDS encoding RsmD family RNA methyltransferase encodes MSLVPYFFELSGEHPSLPLAEAYGCCAAECDHFQLSENGPGYAIFGFDSSKMRDIASRLALTHRLGRYLGASPMEETVRFAEGLDLPLGSIAVRAKRFQGHCQEVDLNRLAAKVGGAVAGGRRVDLVSPEVEVGLFVSDRVHFYLREAEVDRSQFEARKVAERPFFSPISLHPKFARAVVNMTLVPRGGRLLDPFCGTGGVLIEAATIGVKACGSDISPAMVEGCIRNMEHFDLPWERIEVADIGDIGDVFGKVDVVATDPPYGRATSTMKEPLGELYDRAMASVSDVLEQGTRACVVLPRPCPHADGLELVHHHLQKVHRSLSRNYCVLRRR; translated from the coding sequence ATGAGCCTGGTGCCATATTTTTTCGAGCTGTCCGGTGAGCATCCGTCCCTCCCGCTGGCGGAAGCGTACGGTTGCTGTGCCGCCGAGTGCGATCACTTCCAGCTCTCGGAGAACGGACCGGGCTACGCGATCTTCGGCTTCGATAGCAGTAAGATGAGAGACATAGCCTCAAGGCTAGCCCTCACCCACCGTCTGGGACGATACTTGGGCGCCTCGCCGATGGAGGAAACAGTGAGATTCGCCGAAGGCCTGGACCTGCCATTGGGAAGCATCGCAGTGCGGGCCAAGCGATTTCAGGGCCACTGCCAGGAGGTGGACCTCAACCGGCTGGCGGCGAAGGTCGGCGGAGCGGTTGCCGGTGGGCGACGGGTTGATCTCGTGTCTCCCGAGGTTGAGGTCGGCCTGTTCGTGTCCGACCGGGTGCACTTCTACCTGCGGGAGGCGGAGGTGGACCGCTCGCAGTTCGAGGCCCGGAAGGTCGCAGAGAGGCCGTTCTTCTCCCCCATCTCCTTGCACCCGAAATTCGCCCGGGCGGTGGTCAACATGACCCTCGTTCCCCGGGGAGGACGGTTGCTGGACCCATTCTGCGGTACCGGAGGCGTACTCATCGAGGCAGCGACGATCGGAGTAAAAGCATGCGGCTCGGACATCTCCCCGGCGATGGTAGAGGGCTGCATACGCAATATGGAGCATTTCGACCTGCCGTGGGAGAGGATCGAGGTCGCCGACATCGGGGACATCGGCGATGTGTTCGGCAAGGTGGATGTGGTCGCTACCGATCCCCCCTACGGCCGGGCCACCAGCACGATGAAGGAACCCCTGGGCGAGCTGTATGATCGAGCCATGGCTTCGGTGAGCGATGTGCTGGAGCAGGGCACCAGGGCCTGCGTCGTCCTTCCCCGCCCCTGTCCTCACGCCGACGGCCTGGAGCTGGTGCATCACCACCTGCAGAAGGTGCACCGCTCCCTATCACGCAACTACTGCGTCCTCAGGCGACGCTGA
- the radA gene encoding DNA repair and recombination protein RadA has protein sequence MPANSLEELPGVGPATAEKLRDAGYVDLMAIAVESPKVLAEVAEIGESTAVKIINAAKQAADVGGFETGDLILERRRNIHKLTSCSKAFDELMGGGLETQAITEFFGEFGSGKTQLCFQLAVNAGRPVDEGGLDGNVFIIDTENTFRPERIVQMSTALDLDPEEVLKKIHVARAFNSHHQMLLVEKAQELAHDLHVRLMIVDSLTAHFRAEYVGRGALAERQQNLNKHMHDLLRFADLNNAVIAVTNQVSAKPDAFFGDPTRPIGGHIVGHAATYRLYLRKSKGGKRIARLIDSPNLPEAEAVISVGEEGIRD, from the coding sequence ATGCCCGCAAACAGCCTAGAAGAGTTGCCTGGAGTAGGACCCGCAACTGCAGAGAAGCTGCGTGATGCCGGCTATGTCGACCTTATGGCGATCGCGGTAGAATCCCCCAAGGTTCTCGCCGAAGTGGCGGAGATCGGGGAGTCCACCGCGGTGAAGATAATCAACGCGGCCAAGCAGGCCGCGGACGTCGGAGGGTTCGAGACCGGAGACTTGATACTTGAAAGAAGGAGGAACATTCACAAGCTCACCTCCTGCTCAAAAGCGTTCGACGAGCTCATGGGCGGTGGTCTGGAGACCCAGGCCATCACCGAGTTCTTCGGCGAGTTCGGGAGCGGTAAGACCCAGCTGTGCTTCCAGCTGGCCGTCAATGCCGGTCGTCCGGTAGACGAAGGCGGCCTCGATGGGAACGTGTTCATCATAGACACCGAGAACACTTTCAGGCCGGAGAGGATTGTCCAGATGTCGACCGCACTGGACCTCGACCCCGAGGAGGTGCTGAAGAAGATCCACGTGGCCAGGGCCTTCAACTCCCACCATCAGATGCTGCTGGTGGAGAAGGCACAGGAGCTGGCCCATGACCTCCATGTCCGCCTTATGATCGTCGACTCGCTGACCGCCCACTTCCGGGCCGAGTATGTCGGCCGGGGTGCGCTGGCGGAGAGGCAACAGAACCTCAACAAGCACATGCATGATCTGCTCCGCTTCGCCGATCTCAACAACGCGGTCATCGCCGTGACCAATCAGGTATCGGCCAAGCCCGATGCGTTCTTCGGCGACCCGACCCGACCGATCGGCGGGCACATCGTCGGCCATGCTGCCACCTACCGCCTGTACCTGAGGAAGAGCAAGGGGGGCAAGCGTATAGCAAGGTTAATTGACTCCCCTAACCTTCCCGAGGCCGAGGCGGTCATCAGCGTTGGCGAGGAAGGGATCAGGGATTGA
- the cca gene encoding CCA tRNA nucleotidyltransferase gives MTLEQDILKKISPSDVEREAIGSKVKALLERVTAETQMEGMGLEVLLVGSVAKDTFLHDPDLDVFILFPESVARDRLEATGLALGRKVLGEGEERYAEHPYIHGRWEGLEVDLVPCYHIEDTSRLRSAVDRTPFHTQYVRSHLQAAQKDEVRLLKQFAKGTGIYGAEAKTQGFSGYLLELLILKYGTFQKVLEAASSWKRGTVLDLGGGRGRKFGDPLVFHDPVDSNRNVASALSSQGLATFIYAARQYLQAPSERFFFPRPREMLDLAEMKDLVARRGTGVLVVTMHRPRLIDDNLYPQVRRSLDGICALLESNDFKVIDRVFHVTGEIQFVVELEGLSLPLGRYHSGPPAWVDNSYAFLERWEKEGLSRPFLENGHWAVVAPRTHTQADDLVRSKLSTAALGSDLREAEVRGVAMGLSAMVEKNRPALSAMLDKRMNWEV, from the coding sequence GTGACCCTGGAACAGGACATATTGAAAAAAATCTCCCCCTCGGATGTCGAACGGGAAGCCATCGGGAGCAAGGTCAAGGCACTTCTTGAGAGGGTCACCGCAGAGACACAAATGGAGGGAATGGGGCTGGAGGTGCTTCTCGTCGGCTCGGTGGCCAAGGACACCTTCCTCCACGATCCCGACCTCGACGTTTTCATCCTGTTCCCCGAGAGTGTAGCCCGGGACCGGCTTGAAGCGACCGGGCTGGCGCTTGGCAGGAAGGTCCTTGGTGAGGGAGAAGAGAGATACGCTGAGCACCCCTACATTCACGGGAGGTGGGAGGGGCTGGAGGTGGACCTGGTCCCCTGCTACCACATAGAGGATACTTCCCGCCTCCGATCGGCGGTCGACCGGACCCCGTTCCATACTCAGTACGTGAGGTCTCACCTACAGGCCGCCCAGAAGGACGAGGTCCGTCTCCTCAAGCAGTTCGCCAAGGGGACCGGGATATACGGAGCGGAGGCAAAGACCCAGGGCTTTTCCGGTTACCTGCTGGAGTTGCTTATCTTAAAGTACGGGACGTTCCAGAAAGTTTTGGAGGCAGCATCCTCGTGGAAGAGGGGGACAGTGCTGGACCTGGGTGGTGGGAGGGGGAGGAAGTTCGGTGATCCCCTGGTCTTCCATGACCCGGTGGATAGCAACCGTAACGTCGCCTCGGCGCTGTCCTCTCAGGGCTTGGCCACATTCATCTATGCCGCCCGCCAGTACCTCCAGGCACCGTCAGAGAGGTTCTTCTTTCCCCGCCCTAGGGAGATGCTCGATCTGGCCGAGATGAAGGATCTAGTCGCGCGCCGAGGCACCGGGGTGCTGGTGGTGACTATGCACCGGCCCCGCCTCATAGACGATAACCTATACCCTCAAGTCAGACGCAGCCTGGATGGCATATGCGCCCTCCTGGAGAGCAACGACTTCAAGGTCATCGACCGCGTGTTCCACGTCACCGGAGAAATCCAGTTTGTGGTCGAGCTGGAAGGTCTGTCTCTTCCACTGGGCCGATACCACAGCGGCCCCCCGGCTTGGGTCGACAACTCATATGCCTTCCTGGAGAGATGGGAGAAAGAAGGGCTCAGCAGGCCGTTCCTAGAGAATGGTCATTGGGCGGTCGTCGCTCCCCGGACCCACACCCAGGCGGATGATCTAGTGAGGTCAAAGCTGTCCACCGCTGCACTGGGCAGCGATCTGCGGGAAGCGGAGGTGCGGGGAGTGGCCATGGGCCTATCCGCCATGGTCGAAAAGAACAGGCCAGCGCTCTCGGCGATGCTCGATAAAAGAATGAACTGGGAGGTTTAA
- a CDS encoding B12-binding domain-containing protein has product MLDLKSVNFDRVLRRYDIQMESKESPEDLAARMVPKDPTLRKVAEDVVFMRYKTVNDDVIAALKEYSPEDVIEHGLIKGMDVVGELYGRGIYYLPHVMVAADAMDKGVKLCESKMKGTRETRAKVVMHVAEGDPHDIGKNIAAVLLKSNGYTVVDMGRDVAIADVVTTVEHEKPQIVTGTALMTTTMSAFPKIADKLQEKGISIPFICAGGAVNRAYVESYPLGVFAAKAIQGPVLANKIIDGYDWRKLRENWDKLTAVKE; this is encoded by the coding sequence ATGTTAGATTTAAAGAGTGTCAACTTTGACCGGGTTTTGAGGCGATACGACATACAGATGGAGTCGAAGGAGAGCCCTGAGGACCTGGCCGCAAGGATGGTCCCCAAGGACCCGACCCTCAGGAAGGTCGCCGAGGACGTGGTGTTCATGCGCTATAAGACGGTGAACGACGACGTCATCGCCGCTCTCAAGGAGTACAGCCCTGAGGACGTCATAGAGCACGGTCTGATCAAGGGTATGGATGTGGTTGGGGAGCTGTACGGGCGCGGCATCTACTACCTGCCGCACGTGATGGTGGCCGCGGACGCTATGGACAAGGGCGTAAAGCTTTGCGAGTCCAAGATGAAGGGCACCCGCGAGACCAGGGCCAAGGTCGTGATGCATGTCGCCGAGGGCGACCCCCACGACATAGGCAAGAACATCGCCGCCGTGCTGTTGAAGTCCAATGGGTACACCGTAGTGGACATGGGGCGGGACGTCGCCATCGCCGATGTGGTCACCACGGTCGAGCATGAAAAGCCTCAGATAGTCACTGGCACCGCCCTGATGACCACCACCATGTCCGCCTTCCCCAAGATCGCCGATAAGCTGCAGGAGAAGGGCATCAGCATCCCGTTCATCTGCGCTGGCGGCGCGGTCAACCGCGCATATGTGGAATCGTACCCCCTCGGGGTGTTCGCGGCCAAGGCCATCCAGGGGCCGGTCCTGGCCAATAAGATCATCGATGGGTACGACTGGAGGAAGCTGCGGGAAAATTGGGATAAGCTCACCGCGGTGAAGGAGTGA
- the mtaB gene encoding methanol--corrinoid protein co-methyltransferase MtaB codes for MVIRRYTKMEYGSPDEMVFGESKYPVAYGLGQTVGAGVVVPEINFAPRPGAEKNPESLRREYVDYITKDILDRSITLGFPAVQLENEHIFQMVNEPQKYAKPVVAGQKELMQKYYDEYSIALSIRHTLADPRLAEEGLRPGMDKKHNYPEKCIQSIEVAAENGADLLSIESTGGKEMADYAVLRQDIRGWLFGIGYLGSIDMEWLWPQIVDIAKKNKVRAGGDTNCAGANTSMFMAGGYLDRDIPRTFAAITRAIASARTLVAWECGATGPDKDCGYEGPIVKAIAGKPTSQEGKDSQCAHADLMGNLIAQTCDLWSNESVEYHPEFGGSSVQCWLGSIGYEAALMNMAKQLKQDKILRDLYMATDRYRSPEAFILAYDNAYKIGMAIAEHGNDIYMRAKAAGITAARLIEDENKSGKLRLSKHEQDMLRKIITDLSALPDEESKFLEQCLRAYKDVPMFNPKNYDL; via the coding sequence GTGGTTATCAGAAGGTACACCAAGATGGAGTACGGCTCCCCCGACGAGATGGTCTTTGGCGAGTCCAAGTACCCGGTGGCGTATGGCCTGGGGCAGACGGTGGGGGCGGGGGTTGTTGTACCGGAGATCAACTTCGCCCCTCGGCCAGGTGCGGAGAAGAACCCTGAGTCTTTGAGAAGAGAGTACGTCGACTACATCACCAAGGATATCCTCGACCGATCCATCACCCTGGGTTTTCCCGCTGTGCAGCTGGAGAATGAGCACATCTTCCAGATGGTCAACGAGCCCCAAAAGTATGCTAAGCCCGTGGTCGCTGGCCAGAAAGAGCTGATGCAGAAGTACTACGACGAATACAGCATCGCCCTCTCCATTCGTCATACGCTCGCCGATCCTCGACTGGCCGAAGAGGGCCTTCGGCCGGGGATGGACAAGAAGCACAACTACCCTGAAAAGTGCATCCAGTCGATCGAGGTCGCCGCTGAGAACGGCGCTGACCTGCTGTCCATCGAATCGACCGGGGGTAAGGAGATGGCCGACTATGCTGTGCTGAGGCAGGATATCCGCGGCTGGCTGTTCGGTATCGGCTACCTTGGTTCCATCGACATGGAGTGGCTGTGGCCCCAGATCGTGGACATCGCCAAGAAGAACAAGGTGCGGGCGGGAGGGGACACCAACTGCGCCGGTGCCAACACCTCGATGTTCATGGCCGGCGGCTATTTGGATCGAGATATTCCCAGGACCTTCGCCGCGATCACTCGTGCCATCGCTTCCGCCAGGACTCTGGTGGCCTGGGAGTGCGGTGCCACCGGGCCAGACAAGGACTGCGGCTACGAGGGACCGATCGTCAAGGCCATCGCCGGAAAGCCCACCTCCCAGGAGGGCAAGGACTCCCAGTGTGCTCACGCTGACCTAATGGGCAACCTCATCGCTCAGACCTGCGACCTGTGGTCCAACGAGTCCGTCGAGTACCACCCTGAGTTCGGCGGTTCGTCCGTCCAGTGCTGGTTGGGATCCATAGGGTACGAGGCTGCCCTGATGAACATGGCCAAGCAGCTAAAGCAAGACAAAATCCTTCGCGACCTGTATATGGCCACCGACCGCTACCGCAGCCCGGAGGCATTCATCCTGGCCTACGACAACGCCTACAAGATCGGAATGGCCATCGCCGAGCACGGGAACGATATCTATATGCGGGCCAAGGCCGCCGGTATCACCGCGGCGCGGCTGATCGAGGACGAGAACAAGAGCGGGAAGCTGAGGCTATCCAAGCACGAGCAGGACATGCTCAGGAAGATCATCACTGACCTGTCCGCTCTCCCCGACGAGGAGTCCAAGTTCCTCGAACAGTGCCTCAGGGCATACAAGGACGTCCCCATGTTCAATCCCAAGAACTATGACCTTTGA
- a CDS encoding methylamine methyltransferase corrinoid protein reductive activase, whose translation MYGIAIDVGTSGTRMHAVDLASKKIISTAITVRHPVPGANVMDHLTFCIEVNQDIAHQLLIDTSNKLMKMLEIDLNKVERVAICGNPIQLSMYQNMEVRDLAFAMPNALKSRGVEQQRRDAAVLNAVDLGLDLPDGVELYVPPAIRHEIGADALAMMYKTGLLERKENVLVTDYGTNAEMALKVGDDIYTGSAAAGPAIEGQSIKAGMLASPGAISDINADPDWKCTILDDGILPQEGDIINPLNGATINEGKMHGRAVGITGTGVISAIAEGLDNGLIKMPHITTMDGTLHLQDGVILEENDVVEASKTFGAMRAGHFTLLEHAGLKFEELDVMYMSGASGTYVDAVKAQRVGLLPPSCGQIYQFGNTSLALALDIVREPEVMDKLQSLANSIRANHIMFATDKVFEKVFVQELAYWTEGMPMEVYNMMLEMADIQPLPEIKGVPKVTRTVLRDIPDLGFKGLKVLRDIGIYVKGSFEGCTGCQACVNECPENAIKVQQGGASGYQVEVASDLCNGTACLRCERICPDKCFKFKELTKSLIKA comes from the coding sequence ATGTACGGAATAGCAATAGATGTGGGCACGAGCGGCACCAGGATGCACGCGGTGGACCTGGCGTCCAAGAAAATCATATCCACGGCCATCACGGTAAGGCACCCGGTCCCCGGGGCCAACGTCATGGACCATTTGACCTTCTGCATCGAGGTCAACCAGGATATCGCACACCAGCTTCTCATAGACACGTCTAACAAGCTCATGAAGATGCTTGAGATCGACCTCAACAAGGTCGAGCGGGTGGCCATCTGCGGGAATCCCATCCAGCTATCCATGTACCAGAACATGGAGGTCCGGGACCTCGCTTTCGCCATGCCCAACGCGTTGAAGAGCCGTGGGGTCGAGCAGCAGAGGCGGGACGCTGCCGTCCTTAACGCGGTGGACCTCGGCCTCGATCTGCCCGACGGAGTAGAGCTGTACGTTCCTCCGGCCATCCGCCACGAGATCGGCGCCGATGCGCTGGCCATGATGTACAAGACCGGGCTGCTGGAGCGGAAGGAGAACGTCCTGGTCACCGATTACGGCACCAACGCCGAGATGGCGTTGAAGGTCGGCGATGACATTTACACCGGCTCGGCCGCGGCCGGTCCGGCCATCGAGGGACAGTCGATCAAGGCGGGCATGCTGGCCTCCCCGGGCGCGATCAGCGACATCAACGCCGACCCCGACTGGAAGTGCACGATCCTTGACGATGGCATCCTTCCTCAGGAAGGCGACATCATCAATCCTCTCAACGGCGCGACCATCAACGAGGGCAAGATGCACGGCAGGGCCGTGGGCATCACCGGGACGGGCGTCATCTCGGCCATCGCCGAGGGCCTGGACAACGGGCTCATCAAGATGCCCCACATCACCACGATGGACGGCACACTGCACCTGCAAGACGGAGTCATTCTAGAGGAGAACGACGTGGTCGAAGCCTCCAAGACCTTCGGGGCCATGCGCGCCGGGCACTTCACCCTGCTGGAGCACGCTGGGCTGAAGTTCGAGGAGCTTGACGTAATGTACATGAGCGGGGCGTCGGGCACCTATGTCGATGCCGTCAAGGCCCAGCGGGTCGGACTCTTGCCACCCTCCTGCGGACAAATCTACCAGTTCGGTAACACCTCCCTCGCTCTGGCCCTGGACATCGTCAGGGAACCCGAGGTGATGGACAAACTGCAGAGCCTGGCCAACTCCATCCGGGCCAACCACATCATGTTCGCCACCGATAAGGTGTTCGAGAAGGTGTTCGTGCAGGAGCTCGCATACTGGACCGAGGGAATGCCCATGGAGGTCTACAACATGATGCTGGAGATGGCGGACATCCAACCCCTGCCGGAGATCAAGGGCGTACCCAAGGTCACTCGGACCGTGCTGAGAGATATCCCAGATCTTGGGTTCAAGGGCCTCAAGGTGCTCCGGGACATCGGCATCTATGTCAAGGGGAGCTTCGAGGGCTGTACGGGCTGCCAGGCCTGCGTAAACGAGTGCCCGGAGAACGCCATCAAAGTCCAACAGGGCGGAGCTTCGGGATACCAGGTGGAAGTGGCCTCGGACCTATGCAACGGGACTGCCTGCCTGAGGTGCGAGCGCATCTGCCCGGACAAGTGCTTCAAGTTCAAGGAGCTGACCAAGAGTCTAATCAAGGCTTGA
- a CDS encoding GTP-binding protein, whose product MIVCQLAGFLGSGKTTLLVRLGSDLSKAGKRVAIIVNEVGEVGVDGAVIDSYGLKSVEITEGCICCSLSGSLQNTLRAITREYKPDIIIIEPTGIALPSIVAKMVRMSMIGEDQMYTICLIDAFRALKLFSEANLFVSRQIAGADIVAINKMDLVGEDVKNKVTKIISEMSPQSEIVYISAKLGDGVEPLVKLLEGKV is encoded by the coding sequence ATGATAGTTTGCCAGCTTGCGGGTTTTTTGGGCAGTGGAAAGACAACTTTGCTGGTTCGCCTGGGCTCTGATCTTAGCAAGGCTGGAAAGAGGGTTGCCATCATTGTCAACGAGGTCGGCGAGGTAGGTGTGGACGGGGCGGTCATCGACTCATATGGGCTGAAGAGCGTGGAGATCACCGAGGGGTGCATCTGTTGCTCCCTCTCAGGCAGCCTTCAGAACACTCTGAGGGCCATAACCAGGGAGTACAAGCCGGACATTATCATTATTGAACCGACGGGTATCGCGCTGCCCTCCATTGTGGCTAAAATGGTTCGGATGTCGATGATCGGTGAGGACCAAATGTATACCATCTGCCTCATCGACGCATTCCGGGCGCTCAAGCTGTTCAGCGAGGCCAACCTGTTCGTCAGCCGGCAGATAGCCGGGGCGGACATCGTGGCGATCAACAAGATGGACCTGGTGGGCGAAGATGTCAAGAACAAGGTGACCAAGATCATCAGCGAGATGAGCCCGCAGTCCGAGATCGTCTACATCTCGGCCAAGCTCGGGGACGGGGTCGAACCGCTGGTCAAGCTGCTGGAGGGGAAGGTATGA
- a CDS encoding MBL fold metallo-hydrolase: MTSITFLGTGGGRFATIYQIRATGGIYLNDGPRVHLDPGPTALMNMRRLALDPAKTDAVLISHCHPDHYADGEMIIEGMTKGGFKRTGTLVGSVSALDGTNGFSPAVSGYHQSITSSVVRAVPGVTFDIKGMRVDVTPTSHSDPTGVGFKFHTTNGIISYVGDTELADSIVPAHRGCRVLILNLTRPLGSRVPKHLCTEDAAEIASAIRPEVVLLTHLGMKLVHEGVKRQAEHIEAASGSRTLAAEDLMTVQVGKTIRTARSMGREIIEDSGPVDLDR; encoded by the coding sequence TTGACGAGCATCACGTTCCTGGGAACCGGAGGAGGGCGTTTCGCCACCATCTACCAGATAAGGGCCACCGGTGGCATATATCTCAATGACGGACCGAGGGTACATCTGGATCCTGGCCCGACGGCGTTGATGAACATGAGGCGGCTGGCCCTCGATCCCGCCAAGACCGACGCTGTGCTCATCTCCCACTGCCACCCCGACCACTACGCCGATGGGGAGATGATCATCGAAGGTATGACCAAAGGGGGCTTCAAGCGGACCGGGACGCTGGTGGGAAGCGTCAGCGCCCTCGACGGAACCAACGGTTTCAGCCCAGCAGTCTCGGGATACCACCAATCGATCACCTCCAGCGTCGTCCGGGCCGTGCCGGGCGTGACCTTCGATATCAAGGGGATGAGGGTAGACGTCACTCCGACATCGCACAGCGACCCCACTGGGGTCGGTTTCAAGTTCCACACGACCAATGGCATCATATCGTATGTCGGGGACACCGAGCTGGCCGATTCCATCGTCCCTGCTCATCGGGGATGCCGGGTGCTTATCCTTAACCTCACCCGACCCCTGGGCTCTCGGGTGCCCAAGCATCTGTGCACCGAGGACGCCGCCGAGATCGCTTCAGCCATCAGGCCAGAGGTCGTTCTCTTGACCCATCTGGGGATGAAGTTGGTGCATGAGGGGGTGAAGCGTCAGGCGGAGCACATCGAGGCGGCCTCCGGCTCCCGCACCCTCGCCGCCGAGGATCTCATGACCGTGCAGGTCGGCAAGACCATCAGGACGGCCCGTTCCATGGGGCGGGAGATTATCGAGGACAGCGGCCCGGTGGATCTCGACCGGTGA